The following are encoded together in the Geobacter sulfurreducens PCA genome:
- the ybgF gene encoding tol-pal system protein YbgF: MKQLTMPLTALALFTLGGCVTNSDLDVVRRDLDELKNRQFQVEKEVGGVRTEATARIESSFKDLDTERAGVRKGLADLQAAMDGIKVDMQVLAGKVDDVGLAAKKPGDDLILLREDLERRLTAFDQRLAKAETGIEALQKKVAEQAPSPKETEKPTPEALYQKGLDAYRAGNYGVARESFTRFLEQHPKHELAANARYWTGETYYSEKKFEQAILEFQEVIKNYPGKEKVPAAMLKQAAAFSEIGDAKSARFVLRKLADDYPSSEEAKRAKDRLKELK; this comes from the coding sequence ATGAAACAGTTGACCATGCCCTTGACGGCCCTCGCCCTTTTCACCCTCGGAGGGTGTGTCACCAACAGTGACCTGGACGTTGTCCGGCGCGATCTAGACGAACTCAAAAACCGCCAGTTCCAGGTAGAGAAAGAGGTCGGCGGCGTCCGGACCGAGGCGACCGCACGCATTGAAAGCTCTTTCAAGGATCTGGATACGGAGCGGGCCGGAGTACGCAAGGGGCTGGCCGACCTGCAGGCGGCCATGGACGGGATAAAGGTGGACATGCAGGTGCTCGCGGGCAAGGTGGACGACGTTGGGCTCGCCGCCAAGAAGCCGGGCGACGATCTGATCCTCCTGCGAGAGGATCTGGAGCGCAGGCTCACGGCCTTTGACCAGCGACTGGCCAAGGCCGAGACAGGGATCGAGGCGCTGCAGAAAAAGGTGGCCGAGCAGGCACCCTCGCCGAAGGAAACGGAAAAGCCGACTCCCGAAGCCCTGTACCAGAAGGGACTCGACGCCTACCGGGCGGGAAATTACGGCGTTGCCCGCGAAAGCTTTACCCGCTTCCTGGAACAGCATCCCAAGCACGAACTGGCGGCCAACGCCCGGTACTGGACGGGCGAGACTTACTACAGCGAGAAGAAATTCGAACAGGCGATTCTGGAATTCCAGGAGGTCATCAAGAACTACCCGGGCAAGGAAAAGGTGCCGGCCGCCATGCTCAAGCAGGCAGCGGCCTTCTCTGAGATCGGCGATGCCAAAAGCGCTCGCTTCGTCCTCCGTAAGCTTGCGGACGACTATCCCTCCTCGGAGGAGGCTAAACGGGCAAAAGACAGGCTCAAGGAGCTAAAATGA
- the pal gene encoding peptidoglycan-associated lipoprotein Pal: MYSRTLGVVALACFALSLVGGCAKKEMVKPDQAAPTTAAAPVSPAPQPAQPKEEPVKAQTITEAPVAVASQASDTAGRAEAAETSLERIYFDFDAFVLSQTARDTLSRNAEALLKKMPNAKVSIEGHCDERGSDEYNLALGEKRAKTAMNYLITLGVPAARLSIISYGEEKPLDPGHTEEAWAKNRRDEFVIVK; encoded by the coding sequence ATGTATTCTCGCACACTCGGTGTTGTTGCTCTGGCTTGCTTCGCCCTGTCTCTCGTCGGCGGCTGCGCAAAGAAGGAAATGGTTAAGCCCGACCAGGCCGCTCCGACGACTGCCGCCGCGCCCGTCTCGCCGGCGCCGCAGCCTGCCCAGCCCAAGGAAGAACCGGTCAAAGCCCAGACCATAACTGAAGCCCCCGTAGCGGTGGCTTCGCAGGCATCTGACACCGCCGGCAGAGCTGAGGCTGCCGAAACATCCCTTGAGCGCATCTATTTCGATTTCGACGCCTTCGTCCTCTCCCAGACCGCCCGCGACACGCTCTCCCGCAATGCCGAGGCGTTGCTGAAGAAAATGCCCAACGCCAAGGTATCCATCGAAGGCCATTGCGATGAGCGGGGCTCCGACGAATACAACCTGGCCCTTGGTGAAAAACGGGCAAAAACGGCCATGAACTACCTGATCACCCTGGGAGTGCCGGCCGCACGGCTGTCGATCATCAGCTACGGCGAGGAGAAGCCTCTCGATCCCGGCCACACTGAAGAAGCCTGGGCGAAAAACCGGCGGGACGAATTCGTGATTGTAAAATAG
- the tolB gene encoding Tol-Pal system beta propeller repeat protein TolB: MKHVRIFATLLALLVISVTPAVIHSEDVYREVTASGAHNLTLAVDNPRNLGGADDAALARDVAEVLRFDMTLAGPFSVMAPPAGTSPGGIRPGEFDLDSWRNAGVDLLVKSGYTITGDSVTMEFRLYNATQGRELAAKRYTGKRSDLRRITHTFSDDIMQTMTGERGPFTGKIAFVSTESGNKEIYLMDYDGHNVQRLTKNRSINLNPDFSPNGRELAYTSYRRGNPDLFRREIFTGTEAVVSSHRGINVTGTWSPDGKQLALAMSRDGNSEIYAISRDGRDPRRLTTHQAIDVSPAWSPDGKRIAFVSDRLGKPQVFIMNADGSDVRRLTTSGAYNVSPRWSPKGDRLVYCRQEGGFQIYSIATDGTGDTRLTSEGSNEHPRWSPDGRFLTFSSTRDGGEAIYVMRSDGSGQTRVYRSKGKASHPTWSPRW; this comes from the coding sequence ATGAAACACGTAAGAATCTTTGCCACGCTCCTTGCCCTGCTGGTCATCTCCGTCACGCCGGCGGTGATCCATTCCGAGGACGTCTACCGCGAGGTGACCGCCTCGGGGGCCCACAACCTCACCCTTGCCGTCGACAATCCACGGAATCTCGGCGGTGCCGACGATGCCGCCCTGGCCCGTGATGTGGCCGAGGTGCTCAGATTCGACATGACCTTGGCGGGCCCCTTCAGCGTAATGGCTCCGCCGGCGGGCACTTCGCCGGGAGGGATTCGTCCCGGCGAATTTGACTTGGACTCCTGGAGAAATGCCGGCGTCGACCTGCTGGTCAAAAGCGGCTACACCATCACGGGGGACTCCGTTACCATGGAGTTCCGCCTCTACAACGCCACCCAGGGGCGCGAGCTCGCCGCCAAGCGCTATACCGGCAAACGCTCGGATCTGCGACGGATCACCCACACCTTTTCCGATGACATCATGCAGACGATGACTGGGGAGAGGGGTCCTTTCACGGGCAAGATTGCCTTTGTCTCCACCGAGAGCGGCAACAAGGAAATCTACCTGATGGACTACGATGGGCATAACGTACAGCGTCTCACGAAAAACCGCTCCATCAACCTGAACCCCGATTTTTCCCCCAACGGCCGTGAGCTCGCCTATACCTCCTATCGCCGCGGCAATCCGGATCTTTTTCGACGCGAAATATTCACCGGAACGGAAGCGGTGGTATCGTCACACCGGGGCATCAACGTTACCGGAACCTGGTCCCCGGACGGCAAACAACTGGCCCTTGCCATGAGCAGGGACGGCAATTCCGAAATCTACGCTATTTCCCGTGACGGCAGGGACCCCAGGCGGCTCACCACCCATCAGGCAATAGATGTTTCACCCGCCTGGTCCCCGGATGGCAAGCGGATCGCTTTTGTCTCGGACCGGCTCGGCAAGCCCCAGGTATTCATCATGAACGCCGACGGCTCCGACGTACGGCGACTCACAACCAGCGGCGCCTATAATGTCTCGCCCCGCTGGTCGCCCAAGGGGGACAGACTCGTCTACTGTCGTCAGGAAGGGGGCTTCCAGATCTACTCCATTGCGACGGACGGAACCGGTGACACCCGCCTTACCAGCGAAGGGAGCAACGAGCATCCCCGTTGGTCCCCGGACGGGCGATTTCTGACGTTCAGTTCCACCCGCGATGGAGGCGAAGCCATCTACGTCATGCGTTCCGACGGCAGCGGCCAGACGCGGGTCTACCGAAGCAAGGGAAAAGCGTCCCACCCAACTTGGTCGCCACGGTGGTAA